The Chitinophaga sp. H8 genome contains a region encoding:
- a CDS encoding RNA polymerase sigma factor, with product MSTFNEKELFQRVADGDENAFREIFHEYNARLLPFILKICKSPLIAEEIVQEVFLRVWINREDLANMDQPVSWLYKVAANLAISYLRKEAVNEKKLLHLATTSAPARNDVIDKLTTKEIQLLIEKAARQLPPRRQQIYRLSRQDGLNHKEIAEKLSLSQNTVKDQLVIALKYIREYIRKESGVSISVLLLLSLL from the coding sequence ATGAGTACGTTTAATGAGAAAGAATTATTCCAGCGGGTGGCGGATGGTGATGAAAATGCCTTTCGGGAAATATTCCATGAATATAATGCCAGACTGTTGCCCTTTATTCTTAAGATTTGCAAATCACCCTTGATAGCGGAAGAGATTGTGCAGGAAGTCTTTCTTCGGGTATGGATTAACCGCGAAGACCTGGCTAATATGGACCAGCCTGTATCCTGGTTGTACAAAGTCGCTGCTAATCTTGCTATTTCCTATCTGCGGAAGGAAGCCGTGAATGAAAAAAAATTGTTACACCTGGCTACCACTTCAGCGCCTGCCCGTAATGATGTTATAGATAAACTGACCACTAAGGAAATACAATTATTAATTGAAAAAGCAGCCAGGCAACTGCCGCCCAGGCGTCAGCAGATTTACCGGCTCAGCCGGCAGGATGGCCTTAACCATAAAGAGATTGCCGAAAAATTATCTCTTTCTCAAAATACGGTGAAAGACCAATTAGTGATTGCGCTGAAATATATAAGGGAATATATCCGGAAAGAATCGGGTGTGTCTATCTCTGTACTGCTCTTGTTATCCCTCCTCTGA
- a CDS encoding FecR family protein, with product MLNKERIQYLLKQYFAGNITAEERTMLFEALAHDHSEGWGDSLQQLMAAGEKDPLYKAADWEHIVNKILQFEQLPAVHKNRKYIGIFSLQRLTAAAAVLLIVTAGIWFWWSHDGRKAQQEDLQGMMVNDVPPGGNSGILTLGDGSQIMLDSAGNGTLLYQGNAQVIKAGNGQLTYNNTGSPGKVSYNTLTTPRGGQYRVTLPDGTRVWLNAASSLTYPTAFTDKQRVVELTGEGYFEVTANAAKPFHVKVNQTDIAVLGTSFNVMAYGEEKMQQTTLLEGAIQLKTGEAAVLLKPGQQGNIDQQGTLQVLDQVDLEEVTGWKNGVFQLNSADIPAVMRQISRWYNVEVVYEGKMPEGHISGKIAMDLTLAQVLKILELSGLHYRLENKKIIVM from the coding sequence ATGTTGAATAAGGAACGGATACAGTATTTGCTAAAACAATATTTTGCAGGCAATATAACCGCTGAAGAACGCACTATGCTGTTTGAAGCACTCGCACACGACCATTCGGAAGGATGGGGAGATAGCCTGCAGCAATTGATGGCAGCAGGAGAGAAGGATCCTTTATATAAAGCTGCGGATTGGGAGCATATTGTGAATAAGATATTGCAATTTGAACAACTGCCGGCAGTACATAAAAACAGAAAGTATATCGGTATATTTTCCCTGCAGCGGCTGACCGCTGCTGCAGCAGTACTTTTAATCGTTACAGCGGGCATATGGTTCTGGTGGTCCCATGATGGACGTAAAGCACAGCAAGAAGATTTGCAGGGTATGATGGTAAATGATGTGCCACCCGGTGGTAATAGCGGAATACTTACACTGGGTGACGGCTCTCAGATAATGCTGGACAGCGCCGGAAATGGTACACTACTTTATCAGGGTAATGCACAGGTTATAAAGGCTGGTAACGGACAGCTTACTTACAATAACACCGGCAGCCCCGGCAAGGTAAGTTATAACACACTCACTACTCCCCGTGGCGGGCAATACCGGGTGACCTTACCAGACGGTACCCGGGTATGGCTGAACGCTGCAAGCTCACTTACTTATCCTACTGCTTTTACAGATAAACAACGGGTGGTGGAATTGACCGGTGAAGGTTATTTTGAAGTGACGGCAAATGCTGCAAAACCTTTTCATGTAAAGGTAAACCAGACAGATATTGCCGTGCTTGGAACCAGCTTTAATGTAATGGCCTATGGAGAAGAAAAAATGCAGCAAACCACTTTGCTGGAAGGAGCCATCCAGTTAAAGACCGGAGAAGCTGCAGTTTTGCTGAAACCCGGACAACAAGGGAATATAGATCAACAGGGTACCCTGCAGGTATTGGACCAGGTAGACCTGGAAGAAGTGACAGGCTGGAAAAATGGGGTATTCCAGTTAAACAGTGCTGATATTCCCGCTGTGATGAGACAAATATCCCGTTGGTATAACGTAGAGGTCGTGTATGAAGGAAAGATGCCGGAAGGACATATTTCAGGAAAAATTGCCATGGACCTCACCCTTGCCCAAGTACTGAAAATACTGGAATTAAGTGGCCTTCATTACCGGCTGGAGAATAAAAAAATAATTGTCATGTAA